A part of Gramella sp. MAR_2010_147 genomic DNA contains:
- a CDS encoding TrmH family RNA methyltransferase — protein sequence MIDQLTHHETSFQKREFPIVLLLDNITGEANLGSTFRLADAFGIQKIIFCGSKPNIESNRLKRTARNTHKTVNFEFLEDSSQSIKNFKNQGFRAIAIEITSKSQKIEHFSIKDKENILLIAGNERHGISKEALEHCDELYHIEMYGANSSMNVAQSIGIALYEITKAFNKFAKK from the coding sequence TTGATTGATCAACTTACACATCACGAAACGTCTTTTCAAAAAAGAGAATTTCCAATCGTTCTTTTACTGGATAATATTACAGGGGAAGCAAACCTTGGCAGTACCTTCCGCCTGGCAGATGCTTTTGGAATTCAAAAAATAATCTTTTGTGGAAGTAAACCCAACATTGAAAGTAACAGGCTTAAACGCACTGCCAGAAATACTCATAAAACGGTCAACTTTGAATTTTTAGAGGATTCATCTCAAAGCATTAAAAATTTTAAAAATCAAGGCTTTAGAGCTATCGCAATAGAGATTACTTCCAAAAGTCAAAAAATTGAACATTTCAGTATAAAAGACAAAGAGAACATCCTTTTAATCGCTGGAAATGAACGTCATGGAATTAGCAAAGAGGCTCTAGAACATTGTGATGAACTATATCATATTGAAATGTATGGAGCAAACAGTAGTATGAATGTGGCACAATCTATAGGAATCGCGTTATACGAAATCACCAAAGCATTCAACAAGTTTGCTAAGAAATAA
- a CDS encoding DUF4159 domain-containing protein, producing the protein MPKLKISIFIFLLSISFLSNAQEIAVLKYSGGGDWYSNPTALPNLIEFCNANINTQISAKPETVEPGSTDIFQFPLVHMTGHGNVIFSDHEIENLRNYLLSGGFLHIDDNYGMNEYVRKEIKKMFPEKDFVELPANHPIFSSAFNFPNGLPKIHEHDALAPQAFGIIENDRLILLFTFESDLGDGWESPEVHNDPEEVRQKALKMGANIIKYAFEN; encoded by the coding sequence ATGCCAAAATTGAAAATCTCCATATTCATCTTTCTACTGAGCATTTCTTTCTTAAGTAATGCTCAGGAAATCGCTGTTTTAAAATATAGTGGTGGCGGTGACTGGTACTCCAATCCCACAGCCTTGCCTAATCTGATAGAATTCTGCAATGCCAATATCAATACTCAAATAAGTGCGAAACCGGAAACCGTAGAACCGGGCAGCACCGATATTTTTCAGTTTCCATTGGTACATATGACAGGTCATGGAAATGTAATATTCAGCGACCATGAAATTGAAAATCTGAGAAACTATCTTTTAAGTGGTGGTTTTCTTCACATCGATGATAATTATGGGATGAATGAATATGTTAGAAAAGAAATTAAAAAGATGTTTCCAGAGAAGGATTTTGTAGAATTACCTGCTAACCATCCCATTTTTTCATCTGCTTTTAATTTTCCTAATGGTCTTCCCAAAATCCATGAACACGATGCACTTGCTCCACAGGCATTTGGGATTATAGAAAACGACAGGCTCATTTTACTCTTTACTTTTGAAAGCGATCTTGGAGATGGGTGGGAAAGTCCCGAAGTTCATAATGATCCCGAGGAGGTACGCCAGAAAGCCTTGAAAATGGGTGCTAATATTATTAAATATGCCTTTGAAAATTGA